One Coffea eugenioides isolate CCC68of chromosome 2, Ceug_1.0, whole genome shotgun sequence genomic window, AAATGAAGGTTAATAGTAGACAAACCGGTAAGTTTCGTATATGTCAGTTGATCATTGAGTATAATCACTATCTTTCAAGTCCCAATAAAACTCACTTACACAGATCACATAGAAAGATAAATTCTATTCATGCAGCTGAAATTGATATGGCATACCGTGTGGGTATAGCACTAAAAGTTTCTTATGAACTTATGGCACTACAAGCAGGAGGACGGGAGAACTTAGGTTTCATTCCTGAGGATTACAAGAATTATTTACGTTCTAAACGAACAATACAAATGGATGTCGGAGATACAGGAGGTGTACTTGAATATTTGCAAAAAATGCAATTGGAGGATCCTAATTTCTTCCATGCAATTCAAGTGGATGAAGATGCTTTGATTACAAATATTTTTTGGACTGACGGGTTAATGAGGGTAGATTTTGCTAGTTTTGGAGATGTTGTCTGTTTTGACACGACCTACAGAAAGAACAATGAAGGCCGTCCATTTGCATTATTTGTTGGAGTGAATAATCATAAGCAGACTGCAATATTTGGGGCTGCTTTATTATATGATGAAACTGCTTCGACTTTTGAGTGGTTGTTTGACACTTTTGTGAGAGGCATGTCTGGAAAAAACCCAAACACTATACTTACGGATTAGGACGTAGCAATGGCTAAAGGACTAACTTCTACATGGCCTGAAATACGTCATCGTCTTTGCATATGGCATATATTTCAAAATGCTGCTATTCATCTCAATCatgtgtttgaaaattttaaacaatTTGCAAATGATTTTAGTAGATGTTTATATGAttttgatgaagaagaagacTTTATATCTGAATGGGATGCTATGTTGAAGAAATATGATCTTGAAGACAATGATTTGTTAAATCGGATGtttaaaattaaagaaaaatgggCATTGGTGTATGGAAGGGAAACATTTTGTGCAGATATGACAACAACTCAAAGGAGCGAAAGCATGAATAGTGTGATTAAAAGGTATGTAACCTACAAGAATAAATTTCATGagtttttcaatcattttgaGAGATTAGTTGATGATCGTAGATATAAAGAACTTAAAGCTGACTTTAGAGTATATACGAGTACTCCAGTACTACCATTTGATGTTGATGTTTTGAAACAAGCTGCAAGTGTTTATACTCCTGAAGTATTCAAATGGTTTGAAACTGAGTGGGGTAAATCTCATAATTGTGGTATAATCACCTATAGTGAGGTTGGAACGTTGACAGAGTATAAGATCACTCCTAAAGGCAGAAAAAACTATCATATGGTTAGATTTGATTCAATGGGCGATCAGATTTCATGTAGTTGCAAGAAGTATGAATTCTCTGGGATTTTATGCTCTCATTCTCTGAAAGTttttaatgtaagaaacatCATGAAGATCCCTAGTCAATACATATTAAAGAGACGGACCAACAAAGCAAAAGCAGGATATATTGAAGACAATAACTCTTGCAATATCAATAACAATTTGGATCCGAAAGTGCTCTTTATGAAACGTTATAGAGATTTGTGTATACTCAATTGGTCACAAAAGCTGCACAAACAAAAGAAACTTATAAAATTGCTAAAGAAGGCCTTTTGAAAATATTGGATTTGGTTGATGCAAGGTTACATCAAGAGGGGTCGAGCAATGAGATGTCGAATACAACAAAAGTTTGCAACCCCACAAATAATACTACTAATGCGAGTGGTATCAATATCAAGGCCATTAAAAGAAAGGCAAGAACTATTTCAGGCAAGAGATTGAGAAGTAGTCTGGAGAAGGCTACTAAGAGAAGAAGATCAACAAGAAGATGTCATCATACTAAGGAGATGTCATCACATAATGAGGTTTTATTACATTATAATTTTACTATCTTTGCAATTCAATATGTTCCTATATTATGATTCTactctttgtttttcttttcattagccTATAGGAGATACTATAAATATTGTATCTACGAGGTGCAGTATGCAACATCATGGACTACAAGAGGTAATAATTTTTCATTATATATTGACTAACAATTAAGTATTATACTTGCTCCAAACAAtatttttctaactttttttctttttggttgtaTAGCAACGGCAACAAAATGATATTACATACAGCATAAATAATGTTGATGTTCTTAATCAGCAATTTTGTGGGGTTATAGAACCTTCAAAGGTTGTATTTTCGGAATGTTAAACAGAATCATGTATTCATATGTGTATAAAAAATAATTCACTATCAAGCTATTTATAAATGtgcttatttattttttatttttaggcaAATACAAATGAGGTGAGCATGATAGAATCTTTACAGTATCAACAAGAAATCTTTACTCAACCATGTCATTCTATGCCAGTAAGTATGATAGAGTCTTTGCAATCTCAAGAAAGCAACTTTCTACAACTATGTCATCCTACACCGGTAATTTTTTAGTTTCTTATTTgcataaaaatattttataacaAATTTATGTTTTGGTTTTATACTAAAGTTCATgaatatttttcac contains:
- the LOC113759723 gene encoding protein FAR1-RELATED SEQUENCE 5-like produces the protein MAKGLTSTWPEIRHRLCIWHIFQNAAIHLNHVFENFKQFANDFSRCLYDFDEEEDFISEWDAMLKKYDLEDNDLLNRMFKIKEKWALVYGRETFCADMTTTQRSESMNSVIKRYVTYKNKFHEFFNHFERLVDDRRYKELKADFRVYTSTPVLPFDVDVLKQAASVYTPEVFKWFETEWGKSHNCGIITYSEVGTLTEYKITPKGRKNYHMVRFDSMGDQISCSCKKYEFSGILCSHSLKVFNRFVYTQLVTKAAQTKETYKIAKEGLLKILDLVDARLHQEGSSNEMSNTTKVCNPTNNTTNASGINIKAIKRKARTISGKRLRSSLEKATKRRRSTRRCHHTKEMSSHNEPIGDTINIVSTRCSMQHHGLQEQRQQNDITYSINNVDVLNQQFCGVIEPSKANTNEVSMIESLQYQQEIFTQPCHSMPVSMIESLQSQESNFLQLCHPTPFVNLDFNQQNYGQLCTFSSMNMTGLLKAQELHGFGGAKINQFELNDNSCTMGQQVGADCNDKCGCLAPCISDISCKCSSGEKT